GCTTTGTGGCGTGACACCTTCCATGACGCAGAACCCTTTATTCAACTCTATTTCTCACGTGTCTTTAAACCTGAATATAATTTTATCTGTCAGGTCGAACAACATACAGTAGCTGCCCTTCAGGCTCTCCCTTATACAATGAAATATTATAATGAAGAGGTGCATACGGCTTATATTAGTGGTGTGAGTGTACGAGAAGAATACCGTAAGCAGAATATGGGTAACAACCTCATGTCGCAGGCTCACTTCCGTCTTTACCATAAGGATGTTGTCTTTGCATCGTTGATACCTGCTGAGGAATGGCTTTACGATTGGTATAGTCGTTGTGGTTATACACGTAACATTACTTGTACACCGCCTCCTGCTGATGTTGAAAATATAGACTTCTCAACCTTCGATAACTGGCAACGTGCAAAGGATTGTGTACTTTTACATGACGAAGAAGGTTTTGATATTATCAAGGAAGATTATCGTATATCACAGTCTATTGACCCAGATGCTTGCATAGAAACGAAGGATATCCCTGGAATGATTCGTATTATCAATGCTGAAAAGGCTTTGCAGCTCTTTGCAAATCACCATCCAGAGCATACGGAAAACATTCGTGTGTACAATGATTCGGATATCCCAATGAATAACAGCTACTTCGAAATCAAGCATGGACACGTAGTCAAAACCAATCATCCTTTGCCTGATACCCATTCATTAACAATCACTGAATTAGCTGATTACATCTTTAAGGATGATAACCTTGAGATGAATTTGATGTTGAATTAAGGTGATATTCAACCAAAAAGAGTTCGCAAACTATTCTAAGTTGTTCGCGAACTCTTTTTCATTTATCCTTAATCAACACCCAACCCTTTATCCTCCTTCACCACCATCTTAGTAGTGTTTTTATCTCCCCTCTCCTCTTGGAGAGGGGTTGGGGGTGAGGCTGCTCCCCTCTCCTCTTGGAGAGGGGCTGGGGGTGAGGCCTTTTATCCCGCCTCTGGTCCTCCTCCTTCTTTCTTTTTCTCTTCCTTCTTCTTCTTTTCTGTCTCCTCTTCCTCTTTCTTCCTCAACGATTCATAGGAGTTTGCAGCCAATTCGCGTTTCAACTCTGTTCCCGGCGTAAAGACCACACGCGGCTTAATCGTCTCGGTCTTAAAAGCCTTTTCCGTTTCCGCTCCTTTGCTCGACAGCGTAACGCGCATTGAACCGAACTCGCCCAACTGAATACTAAAACCATCACGGAGATAATGAGGCAAACAATCAATGAAGTTATACAACACGTTCGATATATCACCACGTGTCAACGATGAGCGACCCGAAATGTCACACGCAATATCATCCAACGTTTTACGCCCCACGTTTACAGGATTAGCATAAAACTTCACTTCCTCCCGCTTTTGCGGATTTTTCTTTGGTACTAAACGAATTTTCATAATTTTTCGTGTTTAAAGTTATAAAATTAGCTTACCGTTTATCATAGTATAGGGCAGCATGCCTCTACAGCTTCTCTCGCTGCATCTTCATGCTGCCCCATTCTATTTTCTTAATTTATTTTCCTCCTCTCACCGTTTCATTTTTCACTTTTTCTGTATCCCCCTCCTGCTAGATGCTTATTGCCGTACTGCCGAATACGTATCTACGTGCTGCCAGATGCGGTGAGCGTTGCCGTTAGATACGTATCTAGCGACTGCGCAATGCGTATCTACGAGGTGCTAGATACGCATCCGTCAGCACGTAGATACGGTGAGCGCGGCGACGGAATACGCATCTGGCTGAAACCGCGCCCTCTCTGCAGATAAGGTTGATGTGAGACTTCTAAAAGGCAATCGCAAAGCTCACTCAAATGTACCGACCCTATACCCGAGGTAACGATTGGTGAAGACCAAACTGACCTTACCTGTGTTGAAGCCCAAGTAGTAAGAGGTATCGCCTCCCCACGGCCCAGCACTAGACGACCAATAGTAGCCGGAGCCAGTACTACGGAACTGCCCCGATTTGTAATAGCCCAAAGCAGGCAAATAGAAGTAATTACTGACATCAGTAGCAGAGGGGACACCAGATGTGGTAATACTACTACTGTTATTGCTGTAGTCCTTCCATGTTGTACGTAGATCGGTTGAATTGTCTGCAGATTTCTCCGTGTTGTAATGGCCATCTGCTGTCAGTACAGACTTCTTCTTAAACCACATACCGCCTTTATATAAGTGACCCATAGTTGTCCATAGCTCATCAGCATCCCAACGTGGATCGCCGTACATTACATACCAAGACATCTCGTTGGCGTTAGGAATACCAGCACAACTCTGGGTAGCGTTTAAAGGTGAACCGCTGCCCTCGTTATAATAACGTGGATCTGTGTTGCTTTGGGGGTAGTTAGAATTACTAGTCCAGGTAAATACTGGCTGATCTTTATTGGCTGACCACCATTCGTGACCTGCCCAGTATTGCTGCTGGGCATCCCACATGTAATAATGGTCGCCATCGTAATCACGTACATTGAGGTTAGCAGTGATGTTGTAATACTTGTTTTGGTCGTAGGTAGCTGATGCTAATGTCTTGGTTATAGTTCCCTCTGTACCTGTTGCAACATCCTTTATCCAATAACGTATCTTGAGTGTATGGGTGCCTGGTTTTATAACAACGTAAGAACCGTTGGTAGCAGCGTTTGTGGAGTTGTTGGTTAAAGGGAAACCGTTAGCGTAAGTTCCGCTACCACCTGTTGAAACAATAATTTGCTTGCCTGTACCTGTGCCAGTGAGTTTGCCTGTTGTTGGGTTGAGAGTGTAAGTATCAGTAATATCATTGTCTGAATTTACCTCTACCTTGGTTAAGTAACATTTGTTCAGAATAGTGTTGCTGGTACGTGGCAAGAAAAGGAGGTAAGCTGCCTTATGGTCTAAGGTGAAAGCAAACTGCTGTTTACCTGGTACTTTAGTTGCCGTTGCCATACCACAATCGCCAGCTGCACCGAAGTGAGAGGTCGTGTTTGGCTCTGATTGACTTTGAGAAGCAGCGATAACAGCCTGGTCGTTGCTACCGCCTTGCCCAGGATAGTAAACCTCGTATGACGTGTGGGCTGTGTAAGTGCCAGGCACTTTGAACTTAAAGTTATCTGTCTTACCTGTTGGTGAGTTGCTACTTGCGTGCCATGCACCGTTATCGTCCTTTACATAAATCTTGTCGCCTTGCTCCCAGAAGAACTTACCGTCACTCTCCATTGAGGTGCGGGTTGTGGGGTCACCTGCTGTGAAGGTCGTCAGGTTCTTGTCGTTATCTGTGTTGTTTGGGTTCTGCGCTACGTCTTCATTGGCACAGGCTGCAAAC
The Prevotella melaninogenica DNA segment above includes these coding regions:
- a CDS encoding HU family DNA-binding protein codes for the protein MKIRLVPKKNPQKREEVKFYANPVNVGRKTLDDIACDISGRSSLTRGDISNVLYNFIDCLPHYLRDGFSIQLGEFGSMRVTLSSKGAETEKAFKTETIKPRVVFTPGTELKRELAANSYESLRKKEEEETEKKKKEEKKKEGGGPEAG